Proteins encoded by one window of Nocardia goodfellowii:
- a CDS encoding ATP-dependent DNA ligase translates to MSPRREFGGSPGRAPVEVDLTNLDKVLYPATGTTKGEVIAYYTAIAPAMLPHIAGRAVTRKRWPNGVEESSFFEKNLPSHAPDWMERHTVEHSSRRAEYPVVDSEGGLAWLAQQAALEIHVPQWRFDGDRIGYATRIVFDLDPGPGAGLPECARVALLVREMVEGIGLRTFPVTSGSKGIHLYVPLDKTLSPGGASTVAKQVATNLEKLHPDLVTATMAKNVRAGKVFVDWSQNNPAKTTIAPYSLRGRAEPTAAAPRDWEEIENRKKLRHLRFDEVLARWRDDGDLLAELDPPLEASKNDALTKYRSMRDPERTPEPVPVSPPKATEGNRFVVQEHHARRLHWDVRLERDGVLASWAVPKGPPTTSEQNRLAVHTEDHPLEYLHFHGAIPKGQYGAGEMTIWDTGTYETEKWRDDEVIVRFHGERLNGRYALIQTNGNQWLMHLMRDQNPEASGESPSKKKRGAAEPNGIRPEKVSRQASAPFPRGLEPMLATEGDVGELDDAEWSFETKWDGFRLIAEISSGTLILRSRRGNVVTDRYPGIGPLATELSDHDVVLDGEAVVFDDHGVANLGLLQADAARAVFVAFDVLYLDGTSLIRKRYADRRRVLEALAATAPSMRVPPRLDGPGAAALRYSQDQSLEGVIAKRKDSVYLPGKRGHSWVKQRNWRTLAVVVGGWRRSDARNFKSLLVGIPHEGRLIYVGRVGTGFGDEVMRSLATRLSKLERKTSPFDNDLTAEERKEAVWVTPKIVGVVRFMNWTETGRLWHPAWLGEE, encoded by the coding sequence ATGTCTCCCCGCCGCGAGTTCGGTGGCAGCCCGGGCCGAGCCCCTGTCGAGGTTGATCTGACCAACCTCGACAAGGTGCTGTATCCAGCCACGGGTACGACAAAAGGCGAGGTCATCGCCTATTACACGGCCATCGCGCCAGCCATGCTGCCGCATATCGCGGGCCGGGCGGTCACCCGGAAGCGCTGGCCCAACGGCGTCGAGGAATCCTCGTTCTTCGAGAAGAACCTGCCGTCGCACGCGCCGGACTGGATGGAACGCCACACCGTCGAACATTCCTCGCGGCGTGCCGAGTATCCCGTGGTCGATTCGGAGGGCGGGCTGGCCTGGCTGGCACAGCAGGCGGCGCTGGAAATCCATGTGCCGCAATGGCGGTTCGACGGTGATCGGATCGGCTACGCCACCCGGATCGTCTTCGATCTGGATCCCGGGCCCGGCGCCGGGCTGCCCGAGTGCGCGCGCGTGGCCCTGCTGGTGCGCGAGATGGTCGAGGGCATCGGGCTGCGCACGTTTCCGGTGACCAGCGGTAGCAAGGGGATTCACCTCTATGTGCCGCTGGACAAGACATTGAGTCCCGGCGGCGCGTCGACCGTGGCCAAGCAGGTGGCGACGAATCTGGAGAAGCTACACCCGGATCTGGTGACGGCGACGATGGCCAAGAATGTCCGGGCGGGAAAGGTTTTCGTCGACTGGAGCCAGAACAACCCGGCCAAGACCACCATCGCGCCGTACTCGCTGCGCGGGCGGGCCGAACCCACTGCCGCCGCGCCGCGCGACTGGGAAGAGATCGAGAATCGGAAGAAGCTGCGGCACTTGCGGTTCGACGAGGTGCTGGCCCGATGGCGGGACGACGGTGATCTGCTGGCCGAACTCGATCCACCGCTGGAGGCCTCGAAGAACGACGCGCTGACCAAGTATCGGTCCATGCGTGATCCGGAGCGCACGCCGGAACCAGTGCCCGTTTCGCCGCCGAAGGCTACCGAGGGCAATCGGTTCGTCGTGCAAGAACATCACGCCCGCCGGTTGCATTGGGACGTGCGACTCGAACGCGACGGCGTACTGGCCTCGTGGGCGGTGCCCAAAGGGCCGCCGACCACCTCGGAACAGAACCGGCTCGCCGTGCACACCGAGGACCATCCGCTGGAATACCTGCACTTCCACGGCGCCATCCCGAAGGGGCAGTACGGCGCGGGCGAGATGACGATCTGGGATACCGGCACCTACGAGACCGAGAAGTGGCGCGACGACGAGGTCATCGTCCGTTTTCACGGGGAACGGCTCAACGGGCGCTACGCGCTGATCCAGACCAACGGCAACCAGTGGCTCATGCATCTGATGCGCGATCAGAATCCCGAAGCGTCCGGCGAGTCACCGAGTAAGAAGAAACGCGGTGCGGCGGAGCCGAACGGAATCCGCCCGGAGAAGGTATCCCGGCAGGCCTCGGCCCCGTTCCCCCGTGGGCTGGAGCCGATGCTCGCTACCGAGGGCGATGTCGGCGAACTCGATGATGCCGAATGGTCGTTCGAGACCAAGTGGGACGGCTTCCGCCTGATCGCCGAAATCTCTTCCGGCACACTCATACTGCGCAGCCGCCGCGGCAACGTGGTGACCGACCGGTATCCGGGCATTGGCCCGCTCGCCACCGAACTGTCCGATCACGACGTCGTGCTCGACGGTGAGGCCGTGGTGTTCGACGACCACGGCGTCGCCAATCTGGGTCTGCTGCAAGCGGATGCGGCTCGCGCCGTCTTCGTCGCCTTCGATGTCCTCTATCTGGACGGCACGTCCCTGATCCGCAAACGGTATGCGGATCGCCGCCGGGTGCTGGAAGCTCTCGCCGCCACCGCCCCCTCGATGCGGGTGCCACCGCGTCTCGACGGGCCGGGTGCGGCCGCCCTGCGCTACAGCCAGGACCAGAGCCTGGAAGGCGTCATCGCCAAACGCAAGGACTCGGTCTATCTGCCCGGCAAGCGCGGGCATTCTTGGGTCAAGCAACGCAATTGGCGCACACTCGCGGTGGTAGTCGGGGGCTGGCGCCGCAGCGATGCCCGCAACTTCAAGTCCCTGCTCGTCGGCATTCCGCACGAGGGCCGCCTCATCTACGTCGGCCGGGTGGGCACCGGCTTCGGCGACGAGGTGATGCGGTCTCTCGCCACACGCCTGAGCAAACTCGAACGCAAAACCAGCCCCTTCGACAACGACCTCACCGCCGAGGAGCGGAAGGAAGCCGTCTGGGTG
- a CDS encoding MBL fold metallo-hydrolase — MKVKKVLGAAAGAVGIGWLVRAVWDIPSAIGASMSAIAPYASGAASYRNRQFHNTEPSSQIAPGSAPSLLYSMLTRRNVGRPRGVVPLQTPPVPTAAADLAVTWYGHASALIEVDGYRVLTDPVWSERVSPSALVGPARLHPVPMPLSELPPLDAVIISHDHYDHLDKATIRELVTGQSVPFLVPLGIGAHLRHWGVPEHRIVELDWGGSVSLAALGRERDGTDLVLTCTEARHFSGRGLVRNTTLWASWSIVGPTRRVYFGGDTGFTKVFADAGAALGPFDLTLLPIGAYDPRWADVHMNPEEAVRAHADLCRGDAAHGLLVPIHWATFNLAFHGWSEPVRRMVQAAAKAGTRIAVPMPGQRIDPQALPVMAKEKAWWEDIG, encoded by the coding sequence ATGAAAGTGAAAAAGGTACTGGGCGCCGCGGCCGGTGCGGTGGGTATCGGCTGGCTGGTCCGCGCGGTGTGGGATATTCCGTCGGCGATCGGCGCCTCGATGTCGGCGATCGCGCCCTACGCCTCCGGCGCCGCGAGCTACCGCAACCGTCAGTTCCACAACACCGAGCCGAGCAGTCAGATCGCGCCGGGTTCGGCTCCGTCCCTGCTGTATTCGATGCTGACCCGTCGTAATGTCGGCCGCCCGCGCGGGGTGGTGCCCCTGCAGACCCCGCCGGTCCCGACGGCGGCGGCCGATCTCGCGGTCACCTGGTACGGCCACGCCTCGGCGCTCATCGAGGTGGACGGGTACCGGGTTCTCACCGATCCGGTGTGGAGCGAACGGGTTTCGCCGTCCGCGCTGGTCGGCCCGGCGCGGTTGCACCCGGTGCCGATGCCGCTCTCGGAACTGCCCCCGCTGGACGCGGTGATCATCTCCCACGATCACTACGACCATCTGGACAAGGCGACCATCCGGGAACTGGTGACCGGGCAGTCGGTGCCGTTCCTGGTGCCGCTCGGCATCGGCGCGCACCTGCGGCACTGGGGTGTGCCCGAGCATCGGATCGTCGAATTGGATTGGGGCGGCTCGGTTTCCCTGGCCGCACTGGGCCGGGAGCGCGATGGCACCGATCTGGTGCTGACCTGTACCGAGGCCCGGCACTTCTCCGGCCGCGGCCTGGTGCGCAACACCACGCTGTGGGCGTCGTGGTCCATCGTCGGTCCCACCCGGCGGGTGTATTTCGGCGGCGATACCGGGTTCACCAAGGTGTTCGCCGACGCGGGCGCCGCCCTGGGCCCGTTCGATCTGACCCTGCTGCCCATCGGCGCCTACGACCCGCGCTGGGCGGATGTGCACATGAACCCGGAGGAGGCGGTGCGCGCGCACGCCGATCTGTGTCGCGGCGACGCCGCGCACGGCCTGCTGGTGCCGATCCACTGGGCGACCTTCAACCTCGCCTTCCACGGCTGGTCGGAGCCGGTGCGGCGGATGGTTCAGGCCGCGGCGAAGGCCGGTACCAGGATCGCCGTCCCGATGCCCGGTCAGCGCATCGATCCCCAGGCGCTTCCCGTTATGGCCAAGGAAAAGGCCTGGTGGGAGGATATTGGTTGA
- a CDS encoding flavin-containing monooxygenase — MPTDFEILVIGAGQAGLSAGYHLRRLGLEPERDFLIVDHAPGPGGAWQFRWPSLTLTTVNRVHDLPGMSFAETLPPGSESAPAATAVPHYYELYEKEFDLRVRRQVSVRVVCDRTADGQRCDGRGEILSAETDSAGTLRARGLINGTGTWEHPFIPVYRGASTFAGRQMHTRDYRTAAEFRGKHVVIVGGGISAVQLLDEISEVTTTTWVTRRAPVFRDEDFGPDAGRAAVAAVEDRVRRGLPPGSVVSVTGLRWDDRLRAAKARGALERLPMFDAIEPDGVRWADGSFQPADVILWATGFRSALDHLAPLRLRGPGGGITMTGRLATQVAVDPRVHLIGYGPSASTIGANRAGRAATRELVDYLGITGNPR; from the coding sequence GTGCCGACAGATTTCGAGATCCTGGTGATCGGTGCTGGTCAGGCTGGGCTGTCGGCGGGTTATCACTTGCGGCGACTCGGTCTGGAGCCGGAGCGCGACTTCCTGATCGTGGACCACGCGCCGGGCCCGGGCGGCGCCTGGCAATTCCGGTGGCCCTCGCTGACGCTGACCACGGTCAACCGCGTGCACGACCTGCCGGGCATGTCATTCGCCGAAACATTGCCTCCCGGCTCGGAATCAGCGCCCGCGGCCACCGCGGTGCCGCACTACTACGAGCTGTACGAGAAGGAATTCGACCTGCGGGTCCGGCGGCAGGTCAGCGTGCGGGTGGTCTGCGACCGCACGGCGGACGGACAACGCTGCGACGGGCGCGGAGAAATACTGAGCGCGGAAACCGACTCGGCCGGAACCTTGCGGGCGCGTGGGCTGATCAACGGAACCGGCACCTGGGAGCATCCGTTCATTCCGGTCTACCGCGGCGCCTCGACCTTCGCCGGCCGGCAGATGCACACCCGCGATTACCGCACCGCCGCCGAATTCCGCGGCAAGCACGTGGTGATCGTGGGCGGCGGCATTTCGGCGGTGCAGTTGCTCGACGAGATTTCCGAGGTCACCACGACCACCTGGGTGACGCGCCGGGCACCGGTCTTCCGGGACGAGGATTTCGGCCCCGACGCCGGACGAGCCGCGGTGGCCGCGGTGGAGGATCGGGTGCGACGCGGGCTGCCGCCGGGATCGGTGGTGTCGGTGACCGGGCTGCGCTGGGACGATCGGCTGCGCGCCGCCAAGGCACGCGGAGCGCTGGAGCGGTTGCCGATGTTCGACGCGATCGAGCCCGACGGGGTGCGCTGGGCCGACGGATCGTTCCAACCTGCCGACGTGATTCTGTGGGCCACCGGATTCCGCAGCGCCCTGGACCATCTGGCGCCGCTGCGGCTGCGCGGACCCGGCGGCGGCATCACCATGACCGGCCGGCTGGCCACCCAGGTCGCCGTCGACCCGCGCGTGCACCTGATCGGCTACGGCCCGTCGGCCAGCACCATCGGCGCCAACCGCGCGGGCCGGGCCGCCACGCGTGAACTCGTCGACTATCTGGGGATTACTGGTAACCCGCGGTGA
- a CDS encoding aldo/keto reductase produces MTFKSETCAIPSIILNDGNVIPQLGFGVFQVPSDEVSEVVTAALQAGYRSIDTAAIYANEEGTGRAIRESGLPRDEVYVTTKLWNSEQGYDSTLRAFDASMEKLGLDYLDLYLIHWPVEVAGKFVDTFRAFQALKAQGRVRSIGVSNFTVPQLERLISETGEVPAVNQIELHPRLGQRELREFHAANAIATEAWSPLGQGTLLDHPTIVAIAEELRRTPAQVIIRWHLQRGTIVIPKSVTPARIVSNFDVFGFELNEGQMSAIDSMDAGERIGPDPDTFTAGYQ; encoded by the coding sequence GTGACCTTCAAAAGCGAGACCTGCGCTATTCCCTCGATAATCCTCAATGACGGAAACGTGATCCCGCAGCTCGGGTTCGGCGTGTTCCAGGTGCCGTCCGACGAGGTGTCCGAGGTGGTGACGGCCGCGCTACAGGCGGGGTACCGGAGTATCGACACCGCCGCCATCTACGCCAACGAGGAGGGCACCGGGCGGGCGATCCGCGAATCGGGACTGCCTCGGGACGAGGTGTATGTCACGACCAAGCTGTGGAACTCGGAGCAGGGGTACGACTCCACCTTGCGTGCGTTCGATGCCAGCATGGAAAAGCTGGGTCTGGATTATCTGGACCTCTACCTGATCCATTGGCCGGTGGAAGTGGCGGGGAAGTTCGTCGATACCTTCCGGGCCTTTCAGGCCTTGAAGGCGCAGGGCCGGGTCCGTTCGATCGGGGTATCGAATTTCACGGTGCCGCAATTGGAGCGATTGATCAGCGAGACCGGTGAGGTTCCGGCGGTCAATCAGATCGAACTACATCCGCGGTTGGGGCAGCGCGAACTACGCGAATTCCACGCCGCCAACGCGATCGCCACCGAGGCGTGGAGTCCGCTGGGGCAGGGCACTCTGCTCGATCATCCGACCATCGTCGCCATCGCGGAGGAACTGCGGCGCACCCCGGCCCAGGTGATCATCCGCTGGCATCTGCAGCGCGGCACCATCGTGATTCCGAAGTCGGTGACTCCGGCGCGCATCGTGTCGAACTTCGACGTCTTCGGCTTCGAACTCAACGAGGGCCAGATGTCGGCGATCGACTCGATGGACGCCGGCGAGCGCATCGGCCCGGATCCGGACACCTTCACCGCGGGTTACCAGTAA
- a CDS encoding antitoxin has product MSFADSLKGLVGKGKDMAAKNADKIHGAVDKAGDFVDKKTQGKYTDKIDKVQEAAKKAVPPEQPGSQPGSKA; this is encoded by the coding sequence ATGAGTTTCGCGGACAGTCTCAAAGGCCTGGTCGGCAAGGGTAAGGATATGGCGGCCAAGAACGCCGACAAGATCCACGGCGCGGTCGACAAGGCCGGCGATTTCGTCGACAAGAAGACCCAGGGCAAGTACACGGACAAGATCGACAAGGTGCAGGAGGCCGCCAAGAAGGCGGTGCCGCCGGAGCAGCCCGGTTCGCAGCCCGGCTCGAAGGCGTGA
- a CDS encoding enoyl-CoA hydratase, whose protein sequence is MLGVSRDGDVVTIEMQREDRRNALNNDLVVLLREAVLGAVEEDARVIVLTGRGPLFSAGADLSGVYSEQFLADLMDMLHTIESAPIPVIAAINGGALGAGVQISLASDLRVMSPESYIAIPAAKLGISVDRWTIRRLVSLIGGGPARGILLGAERVTASDAYAYGFANRLGTLADAQAWAKSIAELAPLSLRHLKLVLNDDGTREPDTAQQRAALEAAWGSADAQEGRLAREEKRAAKFVGR, encoded by the coding sequence ATGCTCGGAGTTAGCCGCGATGGTGATGTCGTCACCATCGAAATGCAGCGCGAAGACCGTCGCAATGCGCTCAACAACGACCTCGTGGTCCTACTGCGCGAGGCGGTGCTGGGGGCGGTCGAGGAGGACGCGCGGGTCATCGTGCTGACCGGTCGTGGACCGCTGTTCAGCGCCGGCGCGGACCTGTCCGGCGTCTATTCCGAGCAGTTCCTCGCGGATCTGATGGACATGCTGCACACCATCGAGTCGGCTCCGATCCCGGTGATCGCGGCGATCAACGGCGGGGCGCTCGGCGCGGGCGTGCAGATTTCGCTGGCCTCGGATCTCCGGGTGATGTCGCCGGAGTCCTACATCGCGATTCCCGCTGCCAAGCTTGGCATTTCGGTGGATCGGTGGACGATCCGGCGGCTGGTTTCGCTGATCGGCGGCGGCCCCGCGCGCGGCATTCTGCTCGGCGCGGAGCGGGTGACGGCGTCCGACGCCTACGCCTACGGGTTCGCCAATCGGCTCGGCACGCTCGCCGACGCGCAGGCGTGGGCCAAGTCGATCGCCGAACTCGCGCCGCTGTCGCTGCGGCACCTCAAACTGGTACTCAACGACGACGGCACCCGCGAGCCGGATACGGCGCAGCAGCGCGCGGCCCTGGAGGCGGCGTGGGGCAGTGCCGACGCCCAGGAGGGCCGGCTGGCGCGGGAAGAGAAACGTGCGGCGAAATTCGTTGGGCGATAA